DNA from Thermostichus vulcanus str. 'Rupite':
ATCCCAATTCATAAATTGCCTTTTCCAACAAATAGGCATCCAACAAAACTTCTAACTCCTGCAGATTACGGGGCAAAAAAGCCGACTGGGAGGCCACCTGCAAATATTCCGCCAAAAAGCCTGCACACACCCAGCGATGCCAAAACTGGGCCCAGCGCATCATGGCAGCGCGGTTGTCCTCGTTGATCAAGCCACTGTCCAGTTGTTGGCGCAAGGCCATACTCACCGCATAGTGAAAGGAGCGCAGCATCCCCGCCACATCCCGCAAAGGGAATCGTTTCAGCCGCCGTTCCCCCAAAGAGCGGGCCGGTTCTCCTTCAAAGTCGATGATGACGAAGTCCTTACCGGTAAATAGTACTTGGCCGAGGTGATAATCCCCATGACAACGGGTGCGCAGAGCCGTGATCTTTTGCTCTAAGACCAAGCGAAAACGGCTCATGATCTCGTCTTCTTGATCTTTAACGACACGAGCCAATTTGGCTTCCGGCTCTGGTAGTTTGTGCATTTGCTTATGGAGCAGGGGAAACACCTGCCCGGCCAAATTGCGCATGGACTGGTAAATAGAGCGCTGATAAAGACTGGAAAAAGGTTCGGGCGCAAAATCTTTGTCTTCGGTCTCGGCAGCAAGGGCAATGTGCAACTCGGCGGTTCGCTTAGCCAAGATCCGCACCGACTCCAGGTAGCTGCCAATGGTGGCATAGGCCAGTTCTGGCAAAGGCAATTGGGCCAGTTGCAGCAGGGATCCCTGCGGTACGGGTACGGGATCCACCGCTTGGTGATGGATCAACACCGTCTCGAAGTACTGGCTAAGGCTGTCGAGAGTGTAGTGCCAGGCATCCCCCTCATTGGGGATGTACTCCTGCAAAATGGCCAAGGTAATCGACTTGTCGGCGGATTCAAAACTCCGGGATCCCTTGCGGCGGCGATACTCCAGGGATCCGAGCACCCGTGGCACCTGCACTTGGGCATGGTGTTGGACGAGGTAGCGGCCAATCTCCAGCTCCGGGTTCACTCCTTCCGAAACCTTGCGGTAAAACTTGAGAATGTAGTGATTGCCATAAACCACCGAGGTGTTGCTCTGCTCCGCCTTGAGAACGCGCGGCTCTAGGTCAGGATCGTACTCAAAGGGAGAAAGGGTAGTGGCCAACAGTTCCCCTGAACTTTGCCGCAGACGGCCCTGCTGGGCGATGATCTGCAACGGAATATGCAAAAAGGTCTTGTCTGCCAAAGCATCGAAGAGGATCCCAGGTGGCTCCCCCTGCACCTGTACCGGCGCAATAATGGCCTGAGGCATCTCCATGCGCATTTGCAAAGCGGCCTCTTGGGTGGCATAGCCCACCGGGATTAGGTAGGTTTCCGCATCTCCTTCCGTGAACTCCGTCTGTAGGATCAAAATCTGGCCGCGAAAAGGGGGATCCGCCTCCCGATTGCAGGGAATGGCATCCACAATTTGGGTTGCCTGAATTTGTCGGGCTTTGGAACCAAACCAACGACAGCGATAGAGGTAGTCGCCCAACACTGCTTCCACCAGCTTCCGGGTTTCCCCTTGAAAGAGACTTTCCCAAGAGCCATTTTTTGCCTTCAGAGTGGGGATGCGCTCCAACTCTTCCGGCTTGCTGTGGCTAGGGTGAAGCCGTTCCGATTGCCGTTGCGGTTCGATGGAAAACCAATAGAACGAATGGGGGCCCAACGTCAGGAAATAGGGCAACTGCCCAATCGGGGGGAACTCGGTGCGCCCGAAGATCTCCACCGGAATGAACCCTTCCCATTCCGCCAGCTCCAGCTCCACACACTGCACATAGCGAGATAGGTTGGCCACCACCAGGATGCGCTCCTCTTCAAACACCCGCATAAAGCAGAGCACCTTGCGATTTTCCGGATGCAACAGCTCGAAGGATCCCTGGCCGAAAGCTTGGAAGCGCTTGCGCACGGCGATCAGCCGTTTCATCGCCCACCACAAAGAATAGGGGTTGTTCCGCTGCGCCTCCACGTTGACGGTTTCGTAGTGGTATTCGGCATCGATCACAATCGGTAAATAGAGTTTTTGCGGATTGGCCCGCGAAAAACCAGCATTGCGGTCGGCACTCCACTGCATCGGGGTGCGTACCCCATTGCGATCCCCGAGGTAGATGTTGTCCCCCATGCCGATTTCGTCCCCGTAGTAGAGAACGGGGGTTCCCGGCAGGGAAAACAACAGGCTGTTCATCAATTCAATGCGACGACGGCTATTGCCCAGTAGCGGTGACAAACGACGGCGAATGCCCAGGTTCACCCGTGCGCTTGGGTCTTTGGCGTAAACCTGGTACATATAGTCCCGCTCTTCGTCGGTGACCATTTCCAGGGTGAGTTCGTCGTGGTTGCGCAAGAAGATGGCCCACTGGCAGTTCTCGGGAATGGGGGGTGTCTGTTGCAAGATATCAATAATCGGAAAGCGGTCTTCCATCTGGATGGCCATAAACAGGCGCGGCATCAAAGGGAAGTGGAAGTCCATGTGGCATTCATCTCCCTCGCCAAAATAGGCCACCGCATCTTCCGGCCATTGGTTGGCTTCGGCTAGTAACATGCGATCCTGATACTTGTGGTCGATGTGCTTGCGCAGGGCTTTTAGGAAAGCGTGGGTTTCGGGGAGGTTTTCGCAGTTGGTGCCTTCCCGTTCGTAGAGATAGGGCACTGCATCCAGGCGCAGACCATCCACACCCATATCCATCCAAAAATCCACCACCTCAAAGATGGCCTTCTGCACGGCGGGGTTGTCGTAGTTCAAATCCGGCTGGTGGGAATAAAAACGGTGCCAGTAATAGGCTTTGGCCACCGGATCCCAGGTCCAGTTGGAGGTTTCAAAATCTTGGAAAATGATGCGCGCTTCTTTGTATTTCTCGGGGGTATCACTCCAAACGTAAAAATCCCGTTCTGGGGTACCCGGAGCGGAGCGTCTGGCCCGTTGAAACCAGGGGTGCTGGTCAGAAGTGTGGTTGAGGATCAGCTCGATGATGACACGGATCCCCCGTTGGTGGGCGGCGTCTAGCAGCGCTTTGAAGTCTTCGAGGGTGCCAAAGGTGGGGTTAACGCTGGTGAAATCCGCCACGTCGTAGCCATCATCCCGCAAGGGAGATGGGAAAAAAGGCAGCAACCAGATGGCGGTCACCCCCAGATCCTGCAGGTAGTCCAGCTTTTCCGTCAGCCCCTGAAAGTCTCCTACCCCATCGCCATCGCTATCGGCAAAGGCTCGCACCGGTACCTCGTAAATCACCGCGTCCTTGTACCAAAGGGGGTTCGGGGTCAGGGTGGTGGAGACGGAGCGCAGAGAGGTTCGAGTCATCATACCGGGACAGAAATAGCAGGGGGTAACTTCGCAACCATAACCGCTGTACAGGGATCCCCTCAAGCTGGGTCAAGGTTGGAGCTGGTTTTACCAGTGTGTCTGGGTCGGTCTTGAACTGGAACCTAGATCCGCAAAACTTGGCCCAAAGCATCATTCCTTCATACTCTCTTCGCTTTCGGGTAACCTTCACGCAATGCCCCCCCGCTTTTGGGCTTCCTTGCGGGAGACGGCCACATTGCGTAGTCCGGTGCGGATCAACTCCTGTTCGATCAGGGCAAAGAACCGCTGCCGATCCCCACCCCGTACCACCGCCAAATGATGGGCTTCTGCCAAGGCAACCGGGTAGCCAAAGCCCTTTTGCACCTGGCTCAAGACTCCTGCCAAGGCTCGCTGTAGCAACTGGGCATCTTGTGCAACCCAAGCCGGGAACTCCACACGGGCAATCTCTGCCTCCTCCAGGGATCCCTGACTGACATTCAGGTAACAACAGTGAATATGGTGCTCTCCGAAGGGAGCCAATACCTTTGCCCCACTGCGCCAAATCGGGCTGCGCTCTCCCGGTTGTAGTAGGGATCCCCAGAAGATCCGATCCGGCAACGGCGCAAACGGCTGGCAAGGCGGAGCCTGCTCTGAGCTGCAATAGCGGTGACATTCACAGCTTAAGAACGGACACAGCCCCAAGCGCAGATAGTTCACCGTCTCGCTGCTGCGGGAGGCGCTGATGTACCCCACCAACGGGATCCGGGCCGCTCGTAACCGTTCCAGAACCGCCAACAGGGGATCCAACCACAGCCGTTGCTCCTCAGCCGCCAACGACTCCAGCCCCCACGGAATCAACGATCCATCCACCAGCGCCAAGGTGGTACGGCGACGGGGGACAGCAAGAGCCAACTGGGCCAGTTCCTCCCATTCCGCCTGGGTACGCCGCAGCGCCAAAACCTCTTCTGCCCGCAAACCGGAGTTGTGTTGCAGTTCGGCCGAGCGGTACAGCAACACCGGCAGGCTATCCAACAGCGGCCATTGCTGGGTGCCGTAGTGCAACACCACCCGTCCCACATTGATCAAGGAGCAATAGGCGATCTCGTGATGGTTGGGCACAATCTGGGATCCATCCGTGGCCACCACCGTGTGTCGTCCCTTTAGGGGCTCAATTTTGGCTTGGGATCCCCAGGTCTGCGGCGGCTCGGCTGGGCTGGCACAGGTAAACGAAAGATGGGATCCCCAATCGGCATAGCGAGATTGCCAAACCTGCGGTTCCTGTTGCAGCTGCTCTAGGATGTGTAGAGCCTGCTGCAAACGCTTCTGGCTGGCTTTGGCTTCCTGTTGCAGGTGTTGAGTCAGGCCGGGGATTTGGCCACTGAGCTTAACGAGATCCAACATAAGCGGGTGGGGCTACAGCTTCCCCAGCGGGGATCCCTAGGGGTTCCGTCCCGCTGACGGGAGCAGAGGCTGTTGCTTCCAGTTCTAATTCTTCCAGCGGAAACTCTCCGTACACCTCGCTACTGTTGTTGGGGCTTTCTTGCAAATGCACCCGATGCAACTGTACCCCCAGCTCCCGCACCGGCAAAGTGAGCAGTTGTTGAATGCGCAGGGCGATATTCTCGGCGGTGGGCACCACCTGGGCAAAGTATTCGATGTCTTCGTTCAAGAAGGTGTGGTCGAAGGGCTTCACCACCCAGTGGTCGATCACCTGCTGCAACGCCACCAAGTCCACGATCATGCCGGTACGAGGGTCGATGGATCCCTTGACGGTCACCTCCAGGCCGTAGTTGTGGCCATGGCCGTGGGGGCGGGCACACAACCCGTAAATCTGGCTATTTTCCTCAAAGCTGAGGTGATCCAACGCCAATCGATGGGCGGCGCTGAAATGGGTGGCTACGGTTAAATAGGCTTGCATGGCTTCTCCTCGATAGTCGGCCCAAAGCTCAGGACTTTCATACAGACGAATGCTCGTCAAGGGCAAAGCATCCCCCAGACGCTGCCAAATCGCATAGGCGATAAACTCAGTGGTCGGCAGGGTTTGAGCAAACTCCGGCCAAGCCTGATTCAGATAGGCAAAGTTGAGATCTTGAATCACCCGTTGTTGCAAAACCTGCTTCACATCCGACAGGTTCAAAACCATGCCATAGGCATCCACCTCCCCCTGCATACCAACCTGCAACACATAATTGTGCCCATGCCCAGGGAAACAGGCATTTGGGCCAAATCGGGCGAGATTTTCAGCTTCCGAGAGCTCAGGTAGCCAATAACGATGGCTGGCGGCAAATTGCGCACGGCGATAGATTGTACAGGTTCTGGACATGAGTTGAAAACATCCGCAAAGGGATCCACTCTCTCAGCATAAACCCCAGACTAAAAACTTTGTTAAATCCGGTCGCGGGAGGAAAAATCGGGTTGGATGGAACTTATGATCTGATCCCCTAGTCTGAAGAACAACAGTAATGCCATTCCAGAGACTCCGCCCCTCTGATGCCAGGGGAAAGCCTCCCCTCTCCCCCAAGGGTGATACGCTATTGAGCATGAGTGAGTCTTACCTGAATCACCCCACCTTTGGTCTGCTCTACAGCCTGTGTCAGGTTAATGAAAACCAGGCTCTTTTCACGACCCTTTACGCCCAAAGGCTGTTTTTTCGGGTTTATTTTGGATCCCTTGAGAACACCCCAGACGGCCAGAACGTGGGTGCTGAAGAGCTGATCTTTGATCCGATTAGCCGCAACGAGGCCCGCCAGTTAATCGAAGAACAGATGCGCTTGATGCGCCGGGCCGCCCGCAAAGATGAGCTGGAGCAGTTACAGCTGATCTATAAGCAAACCTTTGCCTAAAGATAAGACTTTCCTGAGACTCTCTTGTGTTCCGACTCAAGACGTTTTTCCCACAGACAACCGAGTGACATGCTCCCGACCCTCATGCTGTGCCTACCAGATGGTGTCTAAGTTCATCAACAACTTGAAGTCTGTATCTGGTCGCAGGCTGCGGTCTGAGTTTGCAGAGCGCATGAACAAGTTCTGTCGCGTAGCGGTGCAGAGCACTGTTGGAAGTCCGTGCTTGGGAATGAGTCGTACTTCATTGCCAGTTGTGGCGGGGTCACAGTGTCCGTCTTGAAACGGTACACTGAACAGCAGGATTCCCCTGATTCGGGCAGCGCGCGCGACTTCCTGCCGACTGGCTAAAAAACCCTGGTAGGATGGAGGATAAGATGTGAGCGTTCCCGCCATGATCACCGTTACCAACAGTGCAGTCCAAGAATTAAAGCGCCTGCGCAGCAAGTACGAAAAAGAGGGATCCGAGCCGATTCTGCGTTTGGGGGTGAAGCCCAGCGGTTGTTCCGGCCTGTCTTACGTGATGAATTTTGAGCCGCAGTTCAATCCCGACGACCAGGTTTTTGATTTTGATGGCATCCGGGTAGCTGTGGATCCCTTGAGCATGACCTTGATCAGCGGCATCACCGTTGATTTTTCGGAAGATTTGCTGGGGGGGGGCTTTCGCTTCAAGAATCCCAATGCTGTCGCCAGTTGTGGCTGTGGTACCTCTTTTGCCACTTCCGAGACTGCTGCCATGGCCAGCCATTAACTCCAATCTCAATCACTTTCCATCCCAATGATCTGGGTGCAAGGATCCAGGGAAGGAATTGAACCAAAAAACGACCCCAATGGGGGGCCGCTTGGTCTTTGAGGATCTCTGGCTCAGAACGCACACAGAATCCTCAGAAGTTGAAGAATCGCCTACTTGAGCCAGCAGTTAGTTAGTAGGTCACACCCCGGTAGATCAAAGGTTGATTAGGGTGAGGCATCGCGTTTTTGCTGGTGTGGTGTACCAGCAGGGTTTGGCCGCGATATTGAGCCTGCAATTCTTCATCGCTGAGCTGAGCATGCGCGGGGACGTAGTCAAAGTTGTTGCCACGAAAAGAGAGTTTCATGAGTCGCCTCCATCAACGAATGGTTGAATCTGATGTCGTTGAAACACTACGCCAAATAAGCATGGCGGAACTAGGTTGAGGCGCGTTCCTTCGGGGGGATCCCTACTTCCGTCTCTGTGCAGTTCCAGATAAATGACCAACCACAGAGATGAACGATTTATCCTATGTCTGTATCGTATCTTACGGTTTTGGAGATTTTTCTGCGGTTTAGAGAAATTTAATGTTTTAGTGTTGGCAACTGGGAACGCCAAGTCCTGGGAGTCAGGAATGGCTCCGTGTCACCCAGAATGAAATGGTTCAGTGCCCAAACCCTCTATCTGTCAGCTGGAGACTGCTTTCGCCATCCGGCGGAAAAATTGCCTGACACTCCTCACCAAGCTGGGGGCTGATTCTGGCCGTGCCGGGATCCCAGCCATCAGGGTGTGATAGTCGTCCAAAAGGCTGTGCTCTTCTGGTGAGACATTGTCGTCCGCGATCAAGAGGTTGCCGATCGCCCCCAACAACTGCATCCGTTCGGTTTCAGTCGCCTGCGTCAAATAATCTGCCATCCACCGTTCCGTTTGTTCAGTGGGGATTGGCTTTTGAAAGAGCTCCCGCAGTTCGGTATCGTGCTCCAGGTTATATCGCCGCAGCAGGGATCCAAGATAGGCCGATTCCTGAGGTTCCAAGTGCCCATCGGCCCAGGCCGAGCCGGCCACAATTTTGAGCAGCAACTGATGTTGGGTCGTGGGGTTCATGGTGGGATCCCTTTCAGAGAAACAAGAGGTGATACAAGGTAGCAGTTCGTTCACCTTAACTATGCCTTAGCAGGGCCCACCTCAAACAGGAGGATACCGTCATGTCCAAACCCCAACCATCAAGCGGAACAAGCTTTGAAAAATCTGGAGAGGGCTGAGTACAGCCCTTTACGCCAAGGGCACGCTAGCGTGACCGCTAGTCACCTAGCACGGGGGAATCCCCTTCGCGACAGCGGTGCGGAGCACTCTAGCGCTTTCAAAATAGGGTAAGGACACAACTGTTGTTGTCGCAAACCCACGTTCACTTTACACGTTCACTTTAGGGGTAGCGCAGCCTGCCATAGGCATTGTTGCTACGCAACGCTAATGCTACGCGACACGCGACTGCGGAGCATTAAAGGGCTGTATCTTTGACCTGGTCGAGAACAACTTTATCATTCTCGGTAATGGGGACAGGCTTATACAGTTGGGGTAGGAATCATCGTTCCAATTCACTTGAGGCACTGACAAAGTCAGGGTAAGCGATATTGCCGTGCTCACCGATATCCAAGCCGGCCAACTCTTCTTCTGCTGAGACCCGCAGGCCAATGGTACCCCTCAAAATCAAAAACAACACCAAACAACTCACAAACGACCATCCCCCCAGGGCGATCACCCCCAGCACCTGCACTGGCAAAATCTGCCAGCTCACCCCCGCCTCCGCATGGGCAAACCAGGGGATCCCGGCGGCAATCACCCCCCACGCCCCGCACACTCCATGCACCGATACCGCCCCCACCGGGTCATCCACCTTCAAGGTGCCTTCGATAAACAGCACCGAGATCACCACCAAAACCCCAGCAATGGAGCCAATTAAGATTGCTCCTACAGGATGAACCGTTGCGCAGGGAGCGGTGATGCCCACCAAGCCCGCCAGCACTCCGTTGGCCGCAAAGGTCATATCTGGCTTGGTAAAAATGGCCCAGGAGGTACAGAGGGCACCAATGGCTCCGGCTGACCCCGCCAAGTAGGTATTGAAGGCAATCCAGCCCATGTCAGGAATCGCTGCTGTGGTGGATCCGGCATTGAAACCAATCCAGCCCACCCACAAGATGAACACCCCCAACATAGATAGAGGTAAGCTGTGCCCAGGGATGGCACGCGGCTCCCCGGTAGCACTGTACTTGCCCAGGCGCGGCCCCAAGACCAAGGTTCCGGCAAAAGCTGCCGCTCCCCCCACCAGGTGGACCACCCCCGACCCGGCAAAGTCGATGTAGCCCAAGTTCTCTAGCCAACCTGCGCTGCCACCGTTGTAGTCGGCAAACAAGCCATTCCAAGCCCAACCTCCAGAAATCGGGTAGATAACTGCAGAAATCACAATGGAGTAGATCAAATAGGCCACAAAGCGAGTGCGCTCGGCCATCGCTCCAGAGACAATCGTGGCGGCTGTGGCAGCAAACACCAACTGAAAGCAAAAGAAGGTGAAAGGCCAAGCATCGTTTTGGCTACCCGCCTCAGCCGCCTGCTGCCAGGTGAAGAAAAACCAGTCTGTACCCAAGAAACCGGCTACGTGGGAACCAAACATCAACCCAAAGCCCAAAGCCCAAAAGGCACAGGCCCCACAGCAAAAATCCATCAGGTTTTTCAAGACGATGTTGGCGGCATTTTTGGCCCGCGTGAAGCCCGCCTCCACCATGGCAAAACCCGCCTGCATGAAAAACACCAGTGCCCCAGCCACAATAGTCCAGACAAGATCAGCATGATACTGCTGGGTTTGTAACAGGGCTTGCAGCTCAGCCCAGGCCTCGGGAGGCAAGGCTTGCTCCAATGCTGTCAGATCCGTTTGGGCCAGGGCGGGCGGGGCCATTACACTCCCCAACCCCAGCAGCCCCCCGATCCACAGCAGGATCCTCCCTCCTTTGCTCAAACCCAATGCACTCCCCTGCCGCAGACGCGGGAAAACCATCCTTCTCATAATTCTTAACGTTTAACGAACGAAATTTGTCCAAGTCCCTTGCCTTTGATCTTGAGGTGTCTTTTTCTGCTGAGCAAGTATCCCTTTATACCAAAAGAAAAGAGGGTCAATTCTGACCCCCTTTGATGCTATTCAGTGCTATCCAGGTTTTCTGTTAGCTCAAGTAGCTCAAGTAACTCTACTTAAGAGTTTAAGATTGCTCCGAGTCGGTGGCGGCACTGACAAAGTCGGGATAAGCCACGTTGCCATGCTCGCCCACGTCCAAACCGGCGATCTCTTCTTCAGCACTGGTGCGCAAGCCAGTGATTGCCTTGAGGATGAGGAATAGGATCAAACAGGTGATGAAGGGCCAGAGGAAGTAAGCCAAAGCACCGATAATCTGCACTCCGAATTGGCCCCAGGTGACATCCTCGGCATAGTTGGCATTGGCAAAGAAGGGGATCCCTGCCGCCAATACTCCCCAGATGCCGCAGGTGCCGTGTACCGAAACCGCGCCCACCGGGTCATCAATTTTCAGCACCGTATCCAGAATCACCACAGAAATCACCACCAGGATCCCGGCGATGGAGCCGATGATCAACGCTCCCAACGGATGAACGCTGTCGCAGGGAGCTGTAATACCCACCAAACCCGCCAGCACACCGTTCGCGGCAAAGGTCATATCCGGTTTACCAAAGTGGGCCCAGGAGGTAAACATTGCTCCAATCGCCCCGGCAGAAGCCGCCAGCAGGGTATTCATGGCAATCCAACCAATGTCGGTAGAAGCAGCGGTGGTAGAACCGGCGTTAAACCCAATCCAGCCCAGGGTGAGAATGAACACCCCCAACATGCCCAGAGGCAGGTTGTGGCCCGGAATTGCTCGCGGTTCACCGTTGGGGCCGTACTTGCCAATGCGAGGGCCCAGCACAATAGCACCCGCCAAAGCGGCAGCACCCCCCACCAAGTGCACCACACCAGAGCCAGCGTAGTCGATGTAGCCGAGGTTCTCTAACCAGCCAGCTGTGTCGCCGTTGTAGTCTGCAAATAAACCATTCCAGCCCCAGCTCCCCGAGATGGGGTAAATCAGCCCAGAGATGATCACGGAATAAATTAGATAGGCAGAAAACTTGGTACGCTCCGCCATTGCCCCGGAAACAATGGTAGCGGCTGTGGCTGCGAACACCATTTGAAAGACAAAGAACGTGAAGGGCCAGCCGCCTGCCTCATAGGCTTGTTGCCAGCCAAAGGCAAACCAACTGGTACCGAAGAAGCCGCCACTGTTGCCAAACATCAGACCAAACCCGAGGAACCAGAAGGCGCAACAGCCCATGCAGAAGTCCATCAAGTTTTTCATCATGATGTTGGCGGCATTCTTAGAACGGGTAAAGCCTGTCTCCACCATGGCGAAACCCGCCTGCATGAAGAACACCAAGGCTGCGGACACGATCGTCCAGACAATGTCAGCGTGGTACTGAACTTCGTCGGCCTCCTGGGCAAAGGCAGTTCCTTGGCTAAACAAAAACACCAACCCCCCGATCAGGGTGGCAGTCAGGCTCCACTTGGCTGGCCGCCAGAGCCACTGTGGCACTTGGCTTTTGAGCTTTTGGATCATCGTCATAGTCATGCTTTTCGACTCACCTAAAGTGACGGTACTTCTCACAACGCATTTCACAACGCATTACAGGGAAGGTTGGGCCAAAATCAGCCCACTGATACACCACAGCAAACTCACCCAAGGCTCGGGTCATCGACCCAAGCTTCTGGGACAACCCATCTGTAACCCATCTGTTTAGATTAGAGGGCGTCTTGGTTGAGCTCGCCAGTTCGGATGCGGATGGTCTTCTCAATGGGGCTGATGAAAATCTTGCCGTCCCCGATTTCGCCGGTGCGAGCTGCTGCGATCAGCTTCTCGACAACGGTATCCACCAGGTCATCTTCGACCACGATCTCCACTTTCAGCTTTTGCAGGAACTCTACCGTGTACTCGGATCCCCGATAGCGCTCGGTTTGTCCCTTTTGCCGACCAAAGCCCCGCACTTCACTCACGGTCATGCCGACAATGCCGGCATTGACCAAGGCAATTTTGAC
Protein-coding regions in this window:
- the treS gene encoding maltose alpha-D-glucosyltransferase → MTRTSLRSVSTTLTPNPLWYKDAVIYEVPVRAFADSDGDGVGDFQGLTEKLDYLQDLGVTAIWLLPFFPSPLRDDGYDVADFTSVNPTFGTLEDFKALLDAAHQRGIRVIIELILNHTSDQHPWFQRARRSAPGTPERDFYVWSDTPEKYKEARIIFQDFETSNWTWDPVAKAYYWHRFYSHQPDLNYDNPAVQKAIFEVVDFWMDMGVDGLRLDAVPYLYEREGTNCENLPETHAFLKALRKHIDHKYQDRMLLAEANQWPEDAVAYFGEGDECHMDFHFPLMPRLFMAIQMEDRFPIIDILQQTPPIPENCQWAIFLRNHDELTLEMVTDEERDYMYQVYAKDPSARVNLGIRRRLSPLLGNSRRRIELMNSLLFSLPGTPVLYYGDEIGMGDNIYLGDRNGVRTPMQWSADRNAGFSRANPQKLYLPIVIDAEYHYETVNVEAQRNNPYSLWWAMKRLIAVRKRFQAFGQGSFELLHPENRKVLCFMRVFEEERILVVANLSRYVQCVELELAEWEGFIPVEIFGRTEFPPIGQLPYFLTLGPHSFYWFSIEPQRQSERLHPSHSKPEELERIPTLKAKNGSWESLFQGETRKLVEAVLGDYLYRCRWFGSKARQIQATQIVDAIPCNREADPPFRGQILILQTEFTEGDAETYLIPVGYATQEAALQMRMEMPQAIIAPVQVQGEPPGILFDALADKTFLHIPLQIIAQQGRLRQSSGELLATTLSPFEYDPDLEPRVLKAEQSNTSVVYGNHYILKFYRKVSEGVNPELEIGRYLVQHHAQVQVPRVLGSLEYRRRKGSRSFESADKSITLAILQEYIPNEGDAWHYTLDSLSQYFETVLIHHQAVDPVPVPQGSLLQLAQLPLPELAYATIGSYLESVRILAKRTAELHIALAAETEDKDFAPEPFSSLYQRSIYQSMRNLAGQVFPLLHKQMHKLPEPEAKLARVVKDQEDEIMSRFRLVLEQKITALRTRCHGDYHLGQVLFTGKDFVIIDFEGEPARSLGERRLKRFPLRDVAGMLRSFHYAVSMALRQQLDSGLINEDNRAAMMRWAQFWHRWVCAGFLAEYLQVASQSAFLPRNLQELEVLLDAYLLEKAIYELGYELNNRPDWVEIPLRGILQLLGISTKV
- a CDS encoding DNA double-strand break repair nuclease NurA codes for the protein MLDLVKLSGQIPGLTQHLQQEAKASQKRLQQALHILEQLQQEPQVWQSRYADWGSHLSFTCASPAEPPQTWGSQAKIEPLKGRHTVVATDGSQIVPNHHEIAYCSLINVGRVVLHYGTQQWPLLDSLPVLLYRSAELQHNSGLRAEEVLALRRTQAEWEELAQLALAVPRRRTTLALVDGSLIPWGLESLAAEEQRLWLDPLLAVLERLRAARIPLVGYISASRSSETVNYLRLGLCPFLSCECHRYCSSEQAPPCQPFAPLPDRIFWGSLLQPGERSPIWRSGAKVLAPFGEHHIHCCYLNVSQGSLEEAEIARVEFPAWVAQDAQLLQRALAGVLSQVQKGFGYPVALAEAHHLAVVRGGDRQRFFALIEQELIRTGLRNVAVSRKEAQKRGGIA
- a CDS encoding 6-carboxytetrahydropterin synthase; translation: MSRTCTIYRRAQFAASHRYWLPELSEAENLARFGPNACFPGHGHNYVLQVGMQGEVDAYGMVLNLSDVKQVLQQRVIQDLNFAYLNQAWPEFAQTLPTTEFIAYAIWQRLGDALPLTSIRLYESPELWADYRGEAMQAYLTVATHFSAAHRLALDHLSFEENSQIYGLCARPHGHGHNYGLEVTVKGSIDPRTGMIVDLVALQQVIDHWVVKPFDHTFLNEDIEYFAQVVPTAENIALRIQQLLTLPVRELGVQLHRVHLQESPNNSSEVYGEFPLEELELEATASAPVSGTEPLGIPAGEAVAPPAYVGSR
- a CDS encoding PipX family protein — translated: MSESYLNHPTFGLLYSLCQVNENQALFTTLYAQRLFFRVYFGSLENTPDGQNVGAEELIFDPISRNEARQLIEEQMRLMRRAARKDELEQLQLIYKQTFA
- a CDS encoding HesB/IscA family protein is translated as MITVTNSAVQELKRLRSKYEKEGSEPILRLGVKPSGCSGLSYVMNFEPQFNPDDQVFDFDGIRVAVDPLSMTLISGITVDFSEDLLGGGFRFKNPNAVASCGCGTSFATSETAAMASH
- a CDS encoding DUF4278 domain-containing protein codes for the protein MKLSFRGNNFDYVPAHAQLSDEELQAQYRGQTLLVHHTSKNAMPHPNQPLIYRGVTY
- a CDS encoding TerB family tellurite resistance protein; its protein translation is MNPTTQHQLLLKIVAGSAWADGHLEPQESAYLGSLLRRYNLEHDTELRELFQKPIPTEQTERWMADYLTQATETERMQLLGAIGNLLIADDNVSPEEHSLLDDYHTLMAGIPARPESAPSLVRSVRQFFRRMAKAVSS
- a CDS encoding ammonium transporter, which gives rise to MVFPRLRQGSALGLSKGGRILLWIGGLLGLGSVMAPPALAQTDLTALEQALPPEAWAELQALLQTQQYHADLVWTIVAGALVFFMQAGFAMVEAGFTRAKNAANIVLKNLMDFCCGACAFWALGFGLMFGSHVAGFLGTDWFFFTWQQAAEAGSQNDAWPFTFFCFQLVFAATAATIVSGAMAERTRFVAYLIYSIVISAVIYPISGGWAWNGLFADYNGGSAGWLENLGYIDFAGSGVVHLVGGAAAFAGTLVLGPRLGKYSATGEPRAIPGHSLPLSMLGVFILWVGWIGFNAGSTTAAIPDMGWIAFNTYLAGSAGAIGALCTSWAIFTKPDMTFAANGVLAGLVGITAPCATVHPVGAILIGSIAGVLVVISVLFIEGTLKVDDPVGAVSVHGVCGAWGVIAAGIPWFAHAEAGVSWQILPVQVLGVIALGGWSFVSCLVLFLILRGTIGLRVSAEEELAGLDIGEHGNIAYPDFVSASSELER
- a CDS encoding ammonium transporter; translation: MTMTMIQKLKSQVPQWLWRPAKWSLTATLIGGLVFLFSQGTAFAQEADEVQYHADIVWTIVSAALVFFMQAGFAMVETGFTRSKNAANIMMKNLMDFCMGCCAFWFLGFGLMFGNSGGFFGTSWFAFGWQQAYEAGGWPFTFFVFQMVFAATAATIVSGAMAERTKFSAYLIYSVIISGLIYPISGSWGWNGLFADYNGDTAGWLENLGYIDYAGSGVVHLVGGAAALAGAIVLGPRIGKYGPNGEPRAIPGHNLPLGMLGVFILTLGWIGFNAGSTTAASTDIGWIAMNTLLAASAGAIGAMFTSWAHFGKPDMTFAANGVLAGLVGITAPCDSVHPLGALIIGSIAGILVVISVVILDTVLKIDDPVGAVSVHGTCGIWGVLAAGIPFFANANYAEDVTWGQFGVQIIGALAYFLWPFITCLILFLILKAITGLRTSAEEEIAGLDVGEHGNVAYPDFVSAATDSEQS
- a CDS encoding P-II family nitrogen regulator, encoding MKKIEAVIRPFKLDEVKIALVNAGIVGMTVSEVRGFGRQKGQTERYRGSEYTVEFLQKLKVEIVVEDDLVDTVVEKLIAAARTGEIGDGKIFISPIEKTIRIRTGELNQDAL